atgtctgcgtgcggaagttgctaactagctttaaggtagacttccagtcattgcgctaacgctagttagcatttgcTCGTGAAACTATAaattccttcatactggacgcaCAGAcataaaatggtatccacgagttcatctgactgcgGAAATAGATAAATGGCCTCATTGCCAAGTATTCGTTTAAGCACTTGgggtaatgagtaggattctgtgttttcagaTGCAACAGAGATTGCTTTTGATAAAAACGCTTTATCTGCCTCCCCAATGAAAACTAGTTTGAAAATATATGTTTCTAAATTATGCACTATACTGCCTCGTTAACATGTTCGAGCAGCGCATATTACGGTTCGATTTGAGAAAGGCGCTCCTCACTGACCGCTTTTGCTCGTTCACGGTGCACGGCGGCTCAGGTTAATAGAACTCCCTCAATCTGCCGTCTAGCTCCGCCTTTTCCCTGACGTTAGAGATCATCTTCCAATCATAACTAGCTAGGTCACTCCGAAAACTATTGTTTTTACGTCTATGCCTGTTTTCTTTGTCTTTGCAAGCCAGTCGGCAAACAGACGTTGATTCCTGGACACACTACAATAACTGTCCGAGAATCAGGTAAGATCAGTATTTTGAATGTTCTACCGGCGTTACCTTGTTTTAGACGTTTGAATCAGCCACAACCTTGAGGAGGCAGCCGGCTAACAAGCAAGGAAATGTAAGCTAGCAACTTGTTTTATTGCCCAGCTGGAAACAGTCAGTCCATTCTTGGTTCAAACCGAGGTCACTCGACTCTGAATTCCATAGCAGATAGTAACATTTGAGACTGAGGTATAAACAAGATTTACCTACAGAAATAATAAGCACATACCTACCTGTAATTTATTGCTTATTTAGCTATTTTGTCTAACTCGTTTAACCCTTTCCTCTGTGCATAGAATGAGTCTGAATTTGGGGTCGGCTGATGGTGTCCTCACGCTGGTGTCTATTGGATGGAACACTGATGGAAACTTCAGCGCTGTGTGCCCAAATGGGTCAATATGGGTTTGGGAAGGGCTGCGGGAATGTGCCCAGGACGCCAGGGACATGGCCAGTGTAATCCTGGGTCTGCTGTCAATAATGTGCTTCATGGTCTCTTCTCTGCCGTAAGTCTTGATTGGGTTTACATTATTTCTGACTTAAGGACAGCACTGTTACTCTTCCTATTGTTATGTTCATGGTTGCAGGCAGTACTACAACTCTTGTAAGAGTGGGAATATGGACAGTGCCTTGTCCATTTGGTTTCTGCTGCTGTGGCTGGGGGGTGACTCCTGCAATCTTGTAGGCTCATTCTTAGCTGACCAACTTCCGCTACAGGTAAGTGATGGCTGTCGGGGCAGTCCAATATTGCTGAAAtggtttaaaaataataaaactGTTTTAGTGTCAGTCTAAAATGAGAATAAGGATAAACTGAAATTGTCAGCTCATCAAGATACTGATGTAAAGATAATGATGTTTTAATGTTCGGCATATAAGTATTCCCCTTGTCCACCCctgacatgtctctctctctctcccccttctctcataCAGATGTACACAGCAGTGTATTATGTCCTGGCTGACATATTTATGCTGGGAATGTACTTTTACTATGTGGCTAAGAACAGGATGAATAACAGTGGGTTTGTTTTTGTCAAATTATCTGCTGTGACATTTGTCAGTAATAAATCAAGGACACTGGTCATTGTACATTCCACCCATTGACTATTAATCGAGGggcctttgtgtgtgtatgtctttccAAAATCCAGTCCTTGAGTACTCCAAACAGTACACATTGTTGTAGCCCCGgacaaactcacctgattcaaactcacctgattcaactcattgaggacttgatgattagttgacaagtggaatcaggtgtgcttgtcctgGGCTACaacaaatgtgtactgttgggggtacttgaggactggagttgggaaacactgcagtttaacacacacacaaatgacagGGTAATGTTCTTTCCAAGACACCTTTGTAAAAAATGTCTCATTATGCCAAAAAACATTGCAAGGTTGTTTAAATTGAATATAGGCTTAGTTATTTAACGTTTCAGTGAACCTAACAGGTGTGTATTTTAGCATGGGAATAGCTTCAGATTGGACTGTTCTCGTCTACATAGAGGCTCCCTAGGATTAGGCTGGTGTTGCGAAACACTTCTCGATACTAGACCTTGTGATGGTAAAAGTCCCcaactttgtttttgttttagtaCACTTAACAGATCCAAATTTTTCTACATTGGTGTTGCATTTTTTCCACTTATTGTCCAATGTAAAAAATGACCCAATACTGATGTCAGCAATACTGTGCATCACCACAACATTCTGTTTTTGTTTCCTTATTTTTGTGGCAGCTGATGACGGAGCCACTCATTGTTGCAGGAGTTTGCTGAGGCAGCGTCTTCCAAAAATGAAGACTAAgccctttttttctctctctctcaacccaggCAGGTTGGTCTTAAATGTGGTGGGTGTGGTCTATGTCCTGGGCTTCTCTGCCAGCCTCATGGCCTTACCTGCGTCCCAACAGGATGTGGTCCCCTCTGGGTTTAAAGGGCGGGCCTTGCTGTCAACCACTGTGGATGGTATTAAGGTGAAAAGTGGTCTTTAAGCAATCAGTGGATGCTAATGTAATTTGTGTTGATATGACACTGGCCCCTGGCTAAATGTTATGCGTGACatgcaaactttttttttttttgtgtccaGGCTTTCAGCACCAAGGAGATCATTGGGTATATCATTGGCTCCATATCCTCAGTGCTCTACCTCTGCTCCAGAATGCCACAGATGCACATTAATGTGAGTCTGAAGAAGGGGCGTTTGGGAAGGGTTGTTGAGTGAATGAGTACTGGGTAGGCTTCCTACCTGTAAAAGTGCTGCATGGATATTTTCTATCTCTCTGTAGTATACAAGAAAGTCGACGGAGGGTGTGTCCTACTTTCTGTTTGCCCTGGTCATCCTGGGTAACACCATGTACGGCCTGAGTGTGCTGCTGAAGAACCCTGAGCAGGGCCAGGGAGAGGGAAGCTACATCATCCACCACCTGCCCTGGCTCGTCGGCAGCCTGGGCACCCTCTCTCTAGACCTGCTGGTATCCTTCTCATTACAATGCCTGCTGTGCCTCTGGTCTCTTCAATCACATGTGTACTTGTAACTTTTAGTCTGCTTTGACTTAACACTTAGCTTGTGCTTTTGGCTCGGTCCTTGTATTACAATGACCGTAATGAACTTACCTAAAGGCAATTGGTTCAGGTTGGTTTGTGACTGGTATGCTGTAAGTATGTACCTGTACATTATCCTATATCTAAGCCTGTAGTCTGGGATGCATTTCCTTTCCAGTGCCTTTTTAAAGAAtataatttttatttaatttcatgAACTTCTTGAATTCCCTTGACTCGCAGCATCAGATCTCCATACAGTTCTTGATATACCGCAATAATGCCCCTCTAGAGTTGGAATCGCAGCACGGCGAGAGAGCTGCTCTGCTGGACAAATGAAACTATTCCCTGGGTGCTGGATCTAGCAATACAGACAGACACTTATCCCCACCAAATGGACTCTCAATTCACATTCCTTAACAGTTTTGGCAAACACAGGATATCCCTTTCTTTTAGATTTTATAGTTGTATTTGTTATATATACGATCTGTTTTTTGTCATTTTTAATGTTTCGAGAGACTCCACATTGTTCATTGGGGTGCAGCTGTAGTTTACTGTTCTTAATGGCTCTTAATCTTTTAGTGACATGCCGTTCCACCGTTACTCAATAAACACTTGTAGTTTGCTTCAAACCTGTTCTGACAATCATGATGCTACTTGTCACTGCATGGAACCCTCTTCTGGTTGTATTGGAAAAGTCTTGTTGTATTTCAGAAGTGATGATTTAACTAGAAATATTTTTTGCAGTTCACTTCACCTGTCTTCTGAGTACACAAAGACATGGAAATCTTAGTGTCTTAATATGTTCATGTGGATTTATTGTAACTAAAGTGTTAATGTCTGAAGTACTGTACTTTTTAATTATATTTGATCATTTACATCAATTGCCTAAGGTGTATTCCAgcgaatttattttaattttattttttttaagtgaTTGCATAAGTATTTGTACATGGGATAAGTAATGAGTTACTTAGACtacctattgagatgtgccttttggTGAGATTACCGTGTGCtaaatgaggtgaaaaggagactggatTACATTTTCCATGTGccctttttaaaaatatatattattactttGGTATGGTTTCAGATCTGGAGACTTGACCTGTTTGTTCAGTGTAAGCATATCATGATGCTCACTAAAGATTTTTGGTGATGGAATGGtcctgtttttctttttttccttttCTTGATCTGTTCCCTAAACACATGGTGATACATCACCATCGACTGATGCATAGCAAGGATTTGGGTGATTTAAGATTTTATCACATTGATAGTGTCTCATTCCCAATATACTGCTACATTTTAGAAGAAATGATTTGCTGGGATGTGTGTTTTTTCATTTTCATAAATGTTTGTTTATTTCTCACCCACACACTCAATGGGTTGCATAATAAATCAAGTTTTTAAATGAAACTGAAAATGGTTATGGAACTCTGATCGTTTGCTCGATATGCTGAGAAAGTGATGTCATTTGCTGCCTTCCATATCCTATACTGTTTTTGACTGGATTTAAAGATTATATAATCCAATTCATTAAACATGAGAatttcatatacagtgcatttggaaagtgttcagaccccttcacttttccacattttgttacttattctaaaatgtttatttttttagactacacacagtacccccataaagacaaagcaaaaacattttttttttatattttaagaaaatgtattacaaataacaccttatttacttaagtattcaaaccttttgctatgagacttgaaattgatctcaggtgcagcctgtttccattgatcatccttgagatgtttctacaatttgattggagtccacctgtggtaaattctattgattggacacgatttggaaagACGCACACCTGTCTCACATTTCTGCaatattgaaggtccctaagaacagtgtggcctccattcttaaatggaagatgtttggaaccaccaagactcttcctggagctggccaaactgaacaatcggggcagattggccttggtcagggaggtgaccaagaacccgatggtcattttgacagggctccagagttcctctgtggagatggaagaactttccagaaggacaaccatctctgcaacactccaacaatcaggtctttatggtagtagccagacggaaggcactcctcagtagaaggcacatgacagtccacttggagtttgccaaaaggcacctaaagaactcttagaccatgagaaacaagattctctgttctgatgaaaccaagattgaactatttggtctGAATaccaagagtcacatctggaggaattcCAGGCACTgatcatcacctggccaataccatctctgttgaagcatgggggtggcagcatcatgctgtgaggatgtttttcagcagcagagacttggagtctagtcaggatcgagaggaAAGATTAGCAAACCTgctcaggacaacgaccctaagcacacagccaagacaacgcaggagtggctgaacctgatcaaacatctctggagaggtctgaaaatagctgtgcagcaacgctccccatccaatctgacatagcttgagaggatctgtagaggaGAATAGGGGAAACTCCTGAAATATAGgtgcgccaagcttgtagcgtcatacccaagatgactcgaggctgtagtcgctgtcaaaggtgcttcaacaaagtactgagtaaaaggtctgaatacttatgtaaatgtaatttttcagttttttatttgcatttgcaaaaatgtctaaaaacatgtttttgctttgtcaatatggggtattgtgtgttgatgaggggaaaaattgaatacattttagaataaggctgtaacaaaatgtggcaaaagtcaagcggtcttattactttccgaatgcactgtataacttgactaataactcactaactaccaacagatatgaacaaaatgtacaCACTTGacatgcagctcttgctttgatctcaaaaccaGCGCATCTACTCAAGACCGCttatgctgtaaacacagtccagttcaaagtaaatggcacagatccatatatgcaTCTCTTATTGGCTGAGTCGTGCGTGTCAAtacaatagaatcctactccgatgcatTCTCCCTATAACAAAATCTCTTGCAGTTATTTTTGTTTCTGTAAGTTGCATTGAAAGTGCCTAATATTGCATTGAATCAATCACAAttgcactgtaaagggaaacattgatagtattaacagggaaaactctagaacaggGGTCACCAACCtcttctgagtcaagatcactttgagtAAAAATGTAAACAGaaatgtaagcctatgcaacattaactaaTAAAAAATggtactgtagcaatgaggtttatGTAGTAAGCTATAGGctcaatacattatcactgcatattggctatacttgaattgccctgccaatgcacTGTTGTTGGGGCCATTTCacaaaatatatttcaaaatttgaggtaggcatatgatcacactggtaatcgATCCCTTGttgattccaagaacacaggatgagatgttactatcctttgtgcaagcacttccaagagttaatgaacagtgagcctggtgaaatttggggagcgcatcatcagtagtgtacctttggttcctagggtgtttcggcctttcacactatacaccctccccaaaggcggccagcgacagggtgatcaatcctacgcttgcgtcccattcccaattagtcataggagttgccttgttgatgatagccaacatcccatgggactatgcatggcaggggcgtcctcctccctgagtcaagcattgttgaccgcatacctcctggccctctcacttcggggcccagctggggtctttcctcttcatccagagccactgactgctgccttctgccgcctccgatacagctttgattgccgaacgctggctctggcccttaattccaaggtctctaagcagtctggttgtagatgttgccacaaaacctctgcagcccacctccactggtcggacttctgtgttccagccatgatgccgtgcttcggcagctagatcggcatagcgcagatgt
This genomic stretch from Oncorhynchus kisutch isolate 150728-3 linkage group LG24, Okis_V2, whole genome shotgun sequence harbors:
- the LOC109869336 gene encoding lysosomal amino acid transporter 1 homolog, which produces MSLNLGSADGVLTLVSIGWNTDGNFSAVCPNGSIWVWEGLRECAQDARDMASVILGLLSIMCFMVSSLPQYYNSCKSGNMDSALSIWFLLLWLGGDSCNLVGSFLADQLPLQMYTAVYYVLADIFMLGMYFYYVAKNRMNNSRLVLNVVGVVYVLGFSASLMALPASQQDVVPSGFKGRALLSTTVDGIKAFSTKEIIGYIIGSISSVLYLCSRMPQMHINYTRKSTEGVSYFLFALVILGNTMYGLSVLLKNPEQGQGEGSYIIHHLPWLVGSLGTLSLDLLISIQFLIYRNNAPLELESQHGERAALLDK